The Raphanus sativus cultivar WK10039 chromosome 6, ASM80110v3, whole genome shotgun sequence sequence GCCATAACACtccaaataaatataatttaaatctaatACATGTCAAAAACGGTACCTAAAGTACCCAAACAacaaacaatggtcctagcgaGGTGCACACTCGCTGTCCACTAACAGGCCAAAAATATAACACCCGTCCAAGATAGTGCTCGATTACACCGCCTGTAGACGATTTATCGACCCACCTAGGTTACGGCTTAACCGGTCGACTAAGGCCACCGTAACCTCCAAACAATCAGGCATACAAAAGTCCGTCTTTGCATCCATCTACAAACAATTCTAACTAACAATTTACTTTAAGTGAAACAAAGAATATTGAATCATCTAACGTCCTAGTTCCAGTTTAATCAAAGAAGCTAAATTACTAATAAGCAATGACAGACTCGATTTTACACGAACATATTAGAAATAAAGTATATTTATTCGAACTCCTAAGCCAAGTAAGAGAAGTTCGGGAATAGGTCCTCACCTTAGCAAATGTGGAAAAATGGTGTTTAAGAACTCCAGctgctcaaatagactccaaatcgGAAAAATCACCAGCGACGGTGGAGGCGTGGCGGTGATGCGGCAGTGGCTTCCCAGCAGCCAGGCAGGGCAGCTCCGGAGAATGGGGGTCGGGGACGGTGGCGCGTGTTGCTCACGTGCGGCGGCACCGGTGGTCTGTGGCGGCGTGTGTGGCTCACACGCTGGAGGGGGCAAAACTTTGGGCAGCAGTGCGGTTTCATCCGGGCTCCGAATGCGACGCGGTCGGTGGCTATGGCTTCTTATCGGCGAGAGGAACACGATGGTGACCTAGGGTGATGATCGGTGGTAACGAGCTGGCACATGGTGGCTCTGGGGACGAGCTCCGGCGACCCTCTCTCATGGGCTTCTGGAAATAGGTTTGGGCTTTGACGGACTGCACATGGGCCGGGTAATGGGTGATGACACCTTTTGTTGTTTCTTATTTTTACCTCTTTtagactctcttttttttgttcacaatCTTATTAGACACTAATCGTGAGATCCGcgtcataaaaataaaagaatcgTTGGTCAACTTATTTGTTACACTTTATAATTGGataaattaacatatatgtGATCAAGTTGTATAATTTTAAGCCGTATTCATATCTTCTTTCTTCAACCTTTATCATATCAGAAGAAGACCCTCACAAAAGAAGATCTAACAAGACATCTCTTCAAGGCTTTCTGATGGAGCAAACAAACACAAAGACGTGagaataaaatcaaatatttatccTAATTATGTATtagctcatatatatatatcaatcttGAGTCTTAGATTTCTGCTGTCACGTTATTGTACAGTGTTGAAGATGTTGAAAGTGTTGATGTCTATACAGCAAAAGGTTTGCTTACTGTTGGCCATCATAGATATCTCGATGTTAggtaagtataaaatatatattatttcatttttccttctacttatatatgttttttttttgtaaaactggCTTCtacttatatatgttttatatcatatataatattcttgATCTTTTTGCGTAATTTTGTAGGACAAATGAAGAATTCGCAAAGTGCCACTTTGAGGATGCCTTGAACATACCTTACATGTTCAAAACAGATGAAGGTTTTTGAAAATTTGCAGGAAAGTCATAATGCAAAAAATTCTTACAATAatttctttaaaagaaaaactattgtGAATTGTTTGTAGGTAGGATTGTAAATCCGGATTTCCTTCCTCAAGTAGCATCGGTTTGCAAGAAAGATGACAATCTGATCGTGGTAAGCTTCGCTTAAtcatgaatatttttttctatcaaatattggatttagattttttttagttaatataatttatatttttgatagaaAAGGGTGTGGTCTTAAACTCTTTTTTACAAGATTAGAGATCCCCCAGAAATATAAACCCAACTTTTAGAGGGAaaattaacaacaaaaaaaggGAGAGAAAAGGCAATGCTTATTTCATTGAAATTGATCAATGATTACAAATGAAGAATTGGCCTCTgtttatataaaacattttaaattggACATTAGGATCAAAACGATCTAATGGTTTACACtgaaagatgaaaaagaaaattgaaaatgtaATAAGTGATGACTGTTTGTATATTAGATAGAAATTAATATTAAGAATGATTTATATGGATATTTCTAGGGATAGAATTCTTAGGAAATATCCTATAAATACtctaaaattatctaaaatgttttttttgaagaaaaaaatcatctaaaatGTTCCTCATACTATTTTTGGTTTAAGGCTTGtaactctggaggaagagcaaCTCGTGCTTGCGTCGATCTTCTCAATGCTGTGAGTCCATTCAACAACAGTATATACACAAAATGCATCGTACTTATTTTATACATTCGTATCTATATACTCTGCAGGGGTATGAGCATGTGGCTAACATAGAGGGAGGCTACTCGGCTTGGGTTGACGCTGGTTTCGCTGGCGATAAATCTGCAGCAGAGCTCAAGACCGCTTGCAGGTTCCGCCCTACGGACAACTAAACCAGCCCAGTCTTGTTATTCACTAAAACAtctctatttttatatataaccggtttaatgcaaaaaatatatatatgaaattgaAGTTGTGATGTTGTATTTGTGATGTTGTATTAAGTTTGTTTCGAGCTCGATGAAGCTGTCTGCATGGAGTGTTACATTGGGCATGTTCATTTGTGCATCGAGATAGATCATCTGAATGGAAATGATAATTAATGTTGGTTTTGTGTTAAAATGAGAGTAAAATGAGAGTCGATGATTCACTCAAatgacttttaaaattttagctaAAATAATACTAATCAAGATGAGTAAAATTAGTGCATCTGGATGTGGTAAAATGGACTTTTAATTCCCAAACTATTTGTAATATGTAATTTAAATACTCAAGTTTCACTTGCTCGATTTTGTTCCCCAATTTAATGTTAACTTAGCAATTTAAAGATCCAAAAAGTCAGACGTGAAGTTATTAACGTTCCGTTAGTTTTTACGTTGGTGTTTGAAAGTAATACAAGCGACTGAAGATGCCGACATCTGGTTTGGAGTTAAcactgaaaacaaaattttgactGCTGCGGAGGAGAGCATTGGAACTGAGCATCCAAGATGGAAGCCTCCTCCCCAAGACACTGAATGTAATATTGGCATCGCTTTGTCAGGAAAGTGTACGCTCAGTGGTGCGTCGTGGATCCTTAGGAATCATAACGGAACCCCCATGGTGCACAGTAGGCGGGCATTCTCAGGGGTGCAATCACGGTTAGAAGAGGAGCTGATGGGTTTCTGGTGGGCAATTGAGAGCTTGGCATCATTGCATCATTGAAATATTACTCTCGAGTCCCATTACATGCTGCCCAGGGAGGCTCTCCTGCATCCTGAGAAGTTTCCTGCGTTTCAAATCTTATTAGCAGGATATCTCTGATGCTACCTGATAGAACAAAAATCAGGATCACTCTACCGGTACGGAAAgatatgaactccgaagagaactgatggattgaacggtgacacaaaggttTTTGGAATGATCCAAtgattttgtgcagaaacaaaggaagagacaaaacaaGTCCAATGATGATGAGAAGAGGGTCAAaagtggtgatcgtcccttcaccaaagCCAAAAGAAGCAGCTGTGATATGATTGATAAAAAAGAGTTTCAGACTTATGCCAgcttggagaagatgttgcataaggcaatTCATGCTATCTGGCAACTCAAAAAGAAGGGAAACACCAACACTTCTCCTGCACCAAAACATCAAAGtaatctttcttctctttcaaattcagatttgaaaactaatgtgtTGTCTTCcgataaaagcaaagctgtgaaacccacaagcaaagcTCATTCTACCAGGTGCTTCCAAATGCCATAGGATCGGACATTATGCTAACAAGTGTCAAAAGCAAAGACcgttggtgactttggagaaTGAGAACGTTGAAACCAAGCCAGAAAAGGAAGACCATTTGCCAATTTTCAATGAATTCATACATGAGCCAATGGAGGGGCTAGATGAAGAACAAATATGTGGTCATCAAGCCAACCAAGAAAGGttgaaccaaaatcgagcaccgtcctttttagttcatggacacggtccatgatggtgatcatgtcgaccagcttgatccaaccgagatttttccatcagatcgtgacactactttggagctagatgagctgagtgagataagtgacactactatgaagctagatgagctaagtgacactaacttggagctaaatgagctaagtgacactgaagaaggagttggtttagctgctgggcgaaatgAGCCTTTTTCGACCCaccgaaaaattcataacaaattcaatttgGGTCTGTTTACACCAAATTCGACCAGTCCTTTCCTGATGGTCTCCTACCCATTtgcatcaagaaatatcaataAAAGGAGTCAAAGTCGTGCCTAGGAAAAAGGCATTCAAACTCTGGTCAAAAGTCACAGTCCACATTTCGGTTTTCCATAAaaagttttagtttttgtttgtgttttctatgcttctagttttccacaattatttaagtctttctttgactcat is a genomic window containing:
- the LOC108810076 gene encoding protein HIGH ARSENIC CONTENT 1, mitochondrial, translated to MEQTNTKTVEDVESVDVYTAKGLLTVGHHRYLDVRTNEEFAKCHFEDALNIPYMFKTDEGRIVNPDFLPQVASVCKKDDNLIVACNSGGRATRACVDLLNAGYEHVANIEGGYSAWVDAGFAGDKSAAELKTACRFRPTDN